The Caloenas nicobarica isolate bCalNic1 chromosome 8, bCalNic1.hap1, whole genome shotgun sequence genome contains the following window.
TACCAAATAGATTGGAGCATCTGGCTAAATGAAATCAAGCTAATTCCTTCATTACCTAGGTAAGCATTTGTTAGGGTTTACGAAGCACTAATAGTATAGTTGCGCTTGTTTCCTGAGGCAGTAACTAATCTGAAGAAACCAAAGTAAGAGAATAAGACTACTGCTTAAACTCAAAATCCTTAGGATACTGTATGAATTTCTGCATATgcttaaaaagagagaattaaTATAATCACGTAAATAAGGCAAATGTGACTATACTTCAGTATTCGAAGGTAATttatttcaggtattttttcaaggcaatatttaatttctccttcTCAGTGGGAAGTTGCAGAAGGTACGCATGGGGCTTCGTCTCTATAAATGCCTCGCTTTCTTCTACAGGAAAGGCTTTGAAGGAGAGTAAGGCAATCAAAATCCTTTGTTAGGCTGGAGAGGGATTCTAAATGCTTTGGAGAAAACTGCGCTGATGACCACGGAGCAAGGGGCTGGATACAGGGAACGCTGCATCTTTCTAAACTTACATAGAAACGACTTGGCTGACAGGCTAAATCCCCCAGCTGGCTGTGTTAATTAAGTAGGAAGCATTTGCTGCGACATCAGCAAGCCGTGCCGGCGCGGCAGCGAGCAGAGCAGGCGCAGGCCTGGCCGCTGCGCTCGGCCCGCGCTCCACACGCATCGCAGCAAAATGGCGGCCGCGCCGTCCGGCCGCCCTCACGGGCCGCGCGCCGCCAGGAAGACGGCACCTGTCACGTCACCCCGCGCCCGCGCGCCCTGCGCGCCGTCACGCGGAGCGGCCGTGTCGGCTTCCGCCCGGCCCGAGACAGCCCAGACATGGTGCTCCCGCCAGGTAGCTCAGACACAGTGAGTTGCGCTGCATTCGAGTGTAACGGTGCGTGAGCGGCGCCGCCGCCAGCGAAAGTCACGCTGCAGGGGAACGTGCGCTGCTTGCGCGGCCGAGCTGCGCTGCGGAGCGCGGTTGCCGCCCATAAACAGGAAGCGCCTGCCCGGCGGCGGGTGCAGAGTTCGGCGTCCCGGGCTCCGCTCGGGGCCGGACAGACGCCCCGACCTGAACAGGCCGCGTCGGGGGCTTGTCCGGCTGCGGTTCGTGCAGGATGAGGAGGCGATCGCCCTTGAGCTCCGCAGCGCGGCTCACGTTTGATGTGGCTGTAAAAGCCTTCGTTTCGGGTTCGGCTTTACCGGGGAGAGGGCCCGCGGCGGTTCCTGCGTGTCCGGCTCCACCGTGTGGGCGAAGGGGCGCGGAGGCCGCGGGGCGGCCCGGCTGCCGCTCCGGGCCCCTGCCCGGGCCGGGCCCTGCGGCGGGGACATGGGCGAGAGGTGAAACCTTCCGGAGGGAAAGGGCCCGACATGCAGCGGGAAGTGCGTTTATCTTAAAGTCATCTTAGGAGCCAGGTCAGCTGCAGGGTGCCCTGTTGCAGCGACAGGACTCGCTTTGGTCTTCCCTGGGTGGCAGGCGTTGAGCCTGCCCTGAGCACCCGTCAGGTTTTCAAGGCTCTTTTCCGTGTGGTGAGAAACCATCGTAGAAAGTGTGAAGTTGGAAGTGAGAGAATTACTTTGGGATGCTAATAGGAAAGAATTACAGCTCTGAAAGAATGGGTCATCTGGTGGCTTCAGAGATCTGCTAATAATAAGAATGTTCTTACACCAAATTCCCCCCAGCTGTCCGAACTAAAAGTTAGAAGAAACAGTGCGAGGCTGACAAAAAGGATTTAAAGCCTGTAATGCTCACGAGGCTGTGACAAATAGAAATATTAGTATAGAAGGATGTGAGCAGTGAGAgtctaaaccagaaaaatcataaatataCTTGTAGAAATAATGCATAGCTATGTAGAGTGGAGTGCTAAGCTGCAAGCCACTGCAAGCCGTTAAATATAATTAGACGTCATTAAAACTTCCCCGCTTGCCCGAGGTTGCGAGGAGGGAGCCCGGCTGAGGCAGCCGGCAGAGCCAGATGGGACTGGAGAAGCGATTCCAGAAAAAGCTGAGCTAGCGTGGTAAAAGTGATGGTTGGACAGCAGGTTCCCAGGTGGGCAAGGATCAAGGTagcagagctgggggaggaCTGCgtgcttggttttttgttttacctttGTTTGTGATCTCTAGCCCTATTTCTGCTCAAGAGCAAAACAGTGCCCTGTAGGAGAGTTAGATACAGATGACTATTCTTTCTCAGTTGGGCAAAGAGgctggaaacaaaacagagataGCCTTCGAAGTGCGTTAATAGGGTGGAGGGAAACTGAACATCAGAAGATTATGGAGCCAACATGTTTCCATAGTGTCATGTTGATAAGTACCAGAAAATATTAGCATCTTTAAAATCCCAATAGAAATGTGTGgaataagaaaacagagagaactGTTATTACAAGTatcttgctgggttttttttttaaattttattttgcctggGTACTAGCCACTAGCtctaatttttttgttggtttggtttggtggtggtgttgttgaTGCCTTCAAATTTAGGTGGCCGAAGTGGAATAACAGAATTTCTCCTCATATGCAGTGGAGTACACTTACTTGCCTGGCAGTGGATtgcaaaagtttaaaaaggGTATTCCTAGATCGCTAcacacacagtgtgaactgtggggttgtcctgtgcagggacaggagttggacttgatgatcctgtgggtcctttcctACTCAggacgttctgtgattctatgatcagtTTGCTCTGGAATTCTTCTGTATAACTTTCCAATGAGATATGTAACAGATGGTTTAGCacacgttaaaaaaaaaaaaagtgtccaaACAGCAAATGATAGTTTCTACTATCTTTACACAGGAGTCTAGTTCAGTGTTTTACTGAACGTGCCAACATATCCAGGACTACAAAACCTGGCAATCTAGGTGTCTGAAAGTAGAAATTGAAAATACTCACTTTTCTCATTGGAAGGGTAGATTTTGAAATAACGAGTTGAATAGTAAGACTTCTACTAAAAGCACTTGGGTTTGTAGGCCTTGCTTATAAATGCCTCTTAGTATAGAAGTAGCAGTCTGATATATTTAGCCAACACTCTGTCAGATGATGTGTCTTTGAACTAAAACCAGCTGTCTccaataaagaaacaaaaaacacaggcaAGTTCCTATGTGGCAGTTGACTGGGAGGTAGAGTTGACATCATTTATTTCCTATGCTCAGGAAATAGCTCCTgttgtgaaatgtttttgatGTCTGACAGTTGGTTTCTAAGACCACATCACATGAGCAAGTCAGACATAATCTCAAACATTGCCaatgagaaaaaagaatcaATTATGGGATAGTGGCTACTTACTTGAATAAAAGTGTTCCTGTCAGTGTTCTTTCGGTAGGAGATTCGACATCCTAGAAACTATCAGTAATTATATCTGGGTTTTCAGATACCGACTCAACAGAGATAACCATACCTAGCTGCTGTGAGTTTCAGGTTACCATTCCAAATGAATAAATATCTCTTATTTTGAGCCAAATAAGTGTAATAAACAAAGACATGAGAAACTATGATTTTAAGTATGTTGTGTTTGTCTTCACAGTAAGGTTGTCATTGTTTTTTGTATAATCTGATTTGTGGTGAGGTAGTTGGTGGATTTGTGATAATGTCCACAGTGTAACTAGATTACCTGCAGCAAGAGCGTGTGTCTCATATTACTTTGTGATAAAGACCCTATTTTCAATAAAGCTTCCAAACAGCTTGGGTGAAAGCACCAATGTGTTCTAAATGCCCATTGCTGTTTGCTTAGTGAATATGGGTCAAACCTTCATTTCACTGTTTGGATCAAAGCCATCTGAATAAATATATTggcatttttaatgtaaactaTTTGAGGGTAAGAGTCATCACAAACACTTTCAAGCTTAACATTTACATTTGGAGCAGTGGATGGAATGTTTAGAAGGTATTTCTAACTTAATAGAGCACTACCATGTGGTATTATTTTAACCTGTCTTACAAAATACCTGTAGCCGGTCATTTTCCTTAAGATGCATTTTGTTCCACTGCAGTGATTGGTAAGTGCCAGTAGGACAACTATCTCTTAATGACTTGAAGTCAGAAATGGGCAGTAGTAGTTGAAAACACTACGcagaggtggggggaaaaaaaagggacaaacCTCATTGTATGGTAAAGATCTGAAtttgtacaaaacaaaaaatatctgatTAAGTCAGAGATTTTCTCCAGATATACGCTGTCAAATTCATCAATTTTTCCAGTTACTTTTCATTCTATTTTGCATCTTTTATCTCAGTTAAATAAACCACTGTATTCATACAGTAACAACCTGGctaatgtaaacattttttgtCAGCATTAAACCTCATTATTAGAAATGAGTGGTTATTTAATGGTATTTACTATTGCAATTAAATCTCATTATTTGGTAGAAATTAAGAACACACTATCATATTATAAAGTGTGAATACTGTAAATCTAAActataactgaagaaaaaatgttctgttaCTCCCTACTTGTTTTACTCACTGAATTTATAAATTCAGTTAACTTAaaatttttcagtcattttaaagTAAGTGTAAACTATTTATCTAATTAAATTGAAtcactatttaaaaattaaagttctGTTTACCTAAATAGTGTTGTAGGTGCTCCACTATTGTTTACAAAATTGTGTTGCTCATGCATTCATTTGTTCATAAAGCCTTATCCTGTAACTGAAACTTTATTGCATATGATCTTTGATCCCTGTTTCAAGTATCAGCTTGGTAAGGGGATCACATGCAGTTGCGTTGTAAAGTCATTCGCTGACAAACAgccccagaaaacaaaattctcagtATCCGCAGAACCACAGCAATTCAGCCTTCCCTGCGGTGCCCGCCAAACACCCCCTGCGCCCCAGGGAGTTCCCTCCGGGGTTCAGCGGCTCATTTTCAGTGTGAAGTGGGCTGGCGGCTGCGGTGCCCAGCAAGGGGTGCGGGGAGGCACAGAGAGGATGTGCTGCCTcctgctgaggagctgctggtggtcCCGCGTCCTTGAGCTGCGCGTAGGTCACCTGCAGTGTTGTCGGCGTGTGTCAGCCTAACGTGACTGCAACTTGAAATGCTATGACAAAATTTTACTcattcttaaaatttaaaagttaatgaattaaaaatgtatagAAAATAAGAACTATCAACTTGATCTGTAACTGAAATGGATGAAAAACGCCTgctaaatatatttacattctttttttttttcttgtagatgACAGTCATGTCCCATTCCAAGGATCTCAAGGATGACTTCCACAGTGACACTgtactttccattttaaatgaaCAGCGCATTCGGGGTATTTTATGTGATGTCACCATAATTGTGGAAGATACTAAATTTAAAGCCCATAGTAATGTGCTGGCAGCTTCAAgcctttactttaaaaacattttttggaGTCGTACTATCTGTATTTCAGGTCATGTACTGGAGTTAGATGATCTGAAAGCTGAAGTGTTTACAGAGATACTGAATTACATCTACAGTTCCACAGTAGTTGTTAAGAGGCAGGAAACTGTAACGGACCTtgcagctgcagggaaaaaacTGGGAATATCATTTCTAGAAGATCTTACAGATGCTAATTTTTCAAGTTCCCCTTGCCCCTATGCATACTGCATTAGTGAAAAAGGGACtgtcaaagaggaaaaacatgaaaagagaCACGAAGACTCTGCTGTGACAAATGGACCACGAATTACAAATGCATTCTcaatttttgaaacagaaagcagtttgttttctccACTTGATTTGAGGGCCAGCTTTAAAAAGGCATCTGAGACAGCACAAGCTCCCAACGTCAGCCTCGACAGAAGCAACGCTGGCAAGGATGCTGAGCCAGCCAGCACCCTGGCCGAACACTCCTATGCGGTTTCTTCCGGGGCAGATAATTTCCAAGGAACACCTTTTCCTGCACAGGACAGCAGCCCTTCGTGCAAGACGGGTGAAGACCACTATGAAAATCCCCAAGCCACACCACTCGTTCAGCCGGGAAGACAAGCAGGCAGTACTCCTAAGACGGCCTTCAAGCCCCAAGGTACTGGATCGGCTACATCAAAAGTACCGGCCTCTACAGTAACCACTacagaagctcaacatgacgCAGTTACTGATCAGACAataatttcctttccaaaacCTCAAAATAAAGCAGGACATTTCCATTTAtccagagaagaggaaaacaattcTGCTAATGTCTCTGGATCAGTGGCAACTGTTGTTCCAGCTGTCTACAATTGTAACTGTTGTGGAAAATCATTCAATGAGAGGGCGTTACTCAGTACTCATCTTCAGCTCCATTCAGAGCGTCAGGAAACTTTCATATGCAAATACTGCAGCAAACAATTTGCAAGTCTAAATATACTGGAAAGTCATGAACAAGTCTGCATGAGATCGAGTAGCTTATCAGTTAACAATGGAAACGAACAAAATTTTGCAGATAACTATACTGCTACGGATGGAAGGAATGGAAGTTCATATGCAAACACAGAGCCTCTGTTGTCTGAAAACAGCATCACTGATTATTCTAATGCAAACTGCACTTTACCAGAAACGGATCATTTGGTTAAAGTCGTGGATGGGCAGATATTATATACTTGCATCGTTTGCAAGCGTAGTTATGTAACACTGTCTAGCCTTCGAAGACATGCAAATGTGCACTCATGGAGAAGAACGTATCCTTGTCACTACTGCAATAAAGTGTTCGCGTTAGCTGAGTATCGCACCAGACATGAGATCTGGCACACTGGAGAAAGACGGTATCAGTGCATTTTCTGTCTGGAGACTTTTATGACTTACTACATACTAAAAAATCATCAGAAGTCTTTCCATGCAATTGACCATCGTCTCTCAGTAAATAAAAAGACAGCCAATGGAGGCTTAAAACCAAGTATGTACCCATACAAACTTTATCGACTCCTACCTATGAAATGCAGGCGACTACCTTATAAGTCCTACCGAAATTCTTCCTATGAAAATGTTCAAACAAGTAGCCAGGTTAATGAAACTACTTCTACTAACTGTTTCATTCCGAGTTCTCTTAGCTCTGAGCTACCACCACTGAATTTTCAAAGTAATATAATAGCGAACAACAGAACTCTTCCCTTGGATACATCTTCATGTAATGATACAGCATCTTCCACAAATACTCAGAATTCTTCCTCTTGGGGAGTGGGTGTCTTAAATTCTGACCTGCGAAAGGACTTTTACACAGCTGAAAAAAGAGTTTCCACTGCTGCAAATGACTCTGCTTCTCAGGAGTGTGATTCCTCAGTTCCATCTTTAACTAATGTGAATGAAAATTCAACCTCTGTCATCAGTTACAGCAGTTCTGCACCCTCTGTTATAATGCACAGTAGCAGAGTTTCATCAGTAATAATGCACAGTAAAACCGTCACTTCTTTAGAAAACAGTAAATCGGAATCTTCAAATAATCTACCTAGCCAGTCTGTAAGGGATGACTGTAAATATGGATCAGATAATTATGGGAAGTGCATTACAAAATCAAAAACtatcaaggagaaaaagaaaacactgctgtGCAACAGAGCAGAAGCAACTGAGGATGCTCAGCACGTCACAGGATCTGGAGGTTCATCTAGCAAAACAACAACTACTGCGCAAGAATCGAGTAAAACCGAAACGTACATTGCAAAGCCTGCCTTACCTGGAACATCTACTGACAGCAACGTTGCGCCTCTTTGCCAAATAACAGTAAAAATTGGTAATGAGGCTATTGTAAAAAGACATATATTGGGATCTAAGCTGTTTTGTAAAAGGGGCAGAAAATCTAAACATGAGTCCAAACAGGACAATCTAATTGAGGAATCAGAAATGGAGATAAAAGAAAGAAGCCCGTCTAGGCTCTATAGCTCAGAATGCCTGGAACTGACAGAAATGTGTGATGACGTAAGTGACCAGGACTCAAGTGATAAACCCTGGAGACCCTATTATAAttacaaaccaaaaaagaaatccaaacagctgagaaaaatgaaaaagaccaAATGGAGGAGAAAGCACGGGAGCAAGAACACCATTATGGAGAGCCACAACACAAGCAGTCGGGAGTATGCACTCAGGAATGCTCCTGAGGAAAAGGTGATCAGTCAAGAAGAGAACGCAGAAATGCCTAATCTGCATTGCGAGCTCTGCGAAAGAGATCAGTCTTCCACTGCAGAAATTCAAGAACACGTACACTGGCATGTAGCTGCTTCAAAGCCTTATATTTGTGAGTTATGCCAAAAACAATTTCAAAGTCCATccactttaaaaatgcatatgagGTGTCACACTGGGGAAAAGCCCCACACTTGTAAAACCTGTGGTAAATGTTTCTCAGTCCCTGGAAACCTACAGAAACATGAACGTATTCACCTGGGTGTCAAAGACTTTGTCTGCAAATACTGTAATAAGGCTTTCACTTTAAATGAAACACtcaaaatacatgaaagaaTTCA
Protein-coding sequences here:
- the ZBTB38 gene encoding zinc finger and BTB domain-containing protein 38 isoform X1 — its product is MVLPPGSSDTMTVMSHSKDLKDDFHSDTVLSILNEQRIRGILCDVTIIVEDTKFKAHSNVLAASSLYFKNIFWSRTICISGHVLELDDLKAEVFTEILNYIYSSTVVVKRQETVTDLAAAGKKLGISFLEDLTDANFSSSPCPYAYCISEKGTVKEEKHEKRHEDSAVTNGPRITNAFSIFETESSLFSPLDLRASFKKASETAQAPNVSLDRSNAGKDAEPASTLAEHSYAVSSGADNFQGTPFPAQDSSPSCKTGEDHYENPQATPLVQPGRQAGSTPKTAFKPQGTGSATSKVPASTVTTTEAQHDAVTDQTIISFPKPQNKAGHFHLSREEENNSANVSGSVATVVPAVYNCNCCGKSFNERALLSTHLQLHSERQETFICKYCSKQFASLNILESHEQVCMRSSSLSVNNGNEQNFADNYTATDGRNGSSYANTEPLLSENSITDYSNANCTLPETDHLVKVVDGQILYTCIVCKRSYVTLSSLRRHANVHSWRRTYPCHYCNKVFALAEYRTRHEIWHTGERRYQCIFCLETFMTYYILKNHQKSFHAIDHRLSVNKKTANGGLKPSMYPYKLYRLLPMKCRRLPYKSYRNSSYENVQTSSQVNETTSTNCFIPSSLSSELPPLNFQSNIIANNRTLPLDTSSCNDTASSTNTQNSSSWGVGVLNSDLRKDFYTAEKRVSTAANDSASQECDSSVPSLTNVNENSTSVISYSSSAPSVIMHSSRVSSVIMHSKTVTSLENSKSESSNNLPSQSVRDDCKYGSDNYGKCITKSKTIKEKKKTLLCNRAEATEDAQHVTGSGGSSSKTTTTAQESSKTETYIAKPALPGTSTDSNVAPLCQITVKIGNEAIVKRHILGSKLFCKRGRKSKHESKQDNLIEESEMEIKERSPSRLYSSECLELTEMCDDVSDQDSSDKPWRPYYNYKPKKKSKQLRKMKKTKWRRKHGSKNTIMESHNTSSREYALRNAPEEKVISQEENAEMPNLHCELCERDQSSTAEIQEHVHWHVAASKPYICELCQKQFQSPSTLKMHMRCHTGEKPHTCKTCGKCFSVPGNLQKHERIHLGVKDFVCKYCNKAFTLNETLKIHERIHTGEKRYHCQFCFQSFLYLSTKRNHEQRHVREHNGKGYACFQCPKICKTAAALGMHQKKHLFKSPGPKDRKEQFCNESSKLLENPHFLGSEGSEVKNIQNVTPEVIL
- the ZBTB38 gene encoding zinc finger and BTB domain-containing protein 38 isoform X2 encodes the protein MTVMSHSKDLKDDFHSDTVLSILNEQRIRGILCDVTIIVEDTKFKAHSNVLAASSLYFKNIFWSRTICISGHVLELDDLKAEVFTEILNYIYSSTVVVKRQETVTDLAAAGKKLGISFLEDLTDANFSSSPCPYAYCISEKGTVKEEKHEKRHEDSAVTNGPRITNAFSIFETESSLFSPLDLRASFKKASETAQAPNVSLDRSNAGKDAEPASTLAEHSYAVSSGADNFQGTPFPAQDSSPSCKTGEDHYENPQATPLVQPGRQAGSTPKTAFKPQGTGSATSKVPASTVTTTEAQHDAVTDQTIISFPKPQNKAGHFHLSREEENNSANVSGSVATVVPAVYNCNCCGKSFNERALLSTHLQLHSERQETFICKYCSKQFASLNILESHEQVCMRSSSLSVNNGNEQNFADNYTATDGRNGSSYANTEPLLSENSITDYSNANCTLPETDHLVKVVDGQILYTCIVCKRSYVTLSSLRRHANVHSWRRTYPCHYCNKVFALAEYRTRHEIWHTGERRYQCIFCLETFMTYYILKNHQKSFHAIDHRLSVNKKTANGGLKPSMYPYKLYRLLPMKCRRLPYKSYRNSSYENVQTSSQVNETTSTNCFIPSSLSSELPPLNFQSNIIANNRTLPLDTSSCNDTASSTNTQNSSSWGVGVLNSDLRKDFYTAEKRVSTAANDSASQECDSSVPSLTNVNENSTSVISYSSSAPSVIMHSSRVSSVIMHSKTVTSLENSKSESSNNLPSQSVRDDCKYGSDNYGKCITKSKTIKEKKKTLLCNRAEATEDAQHVTGSGGSSSKTTTTAQESSKTETYIAKPALPGTSTDSNVAPLCQITVKIGNEAIVKRHILGSKLFCKRGRKSKHESKQDNLIEESEMEIKERSPSRLYSSECLELTEMCDDVSDQDSSDKPWRPYYNYKPKKKSKQLRKMKKTKWRRKHGSKNTIMESHNTSSREYALRNAPEEKVISQEENAEMPNLHCELCERDQSSTAEIQEHVHWHVAASKPYICELCQKQFQSPSTLKMHMRCHTGEKPHTCKTCGKCFSVPGNLQKHERIHLGVKDFVCKYCNKAFTLNETLKIHERIHTGEKRYHCQFCFQSFLYLSTKRNHEQRHVREHNGKGYACFQCPKICKTAAALGMHQKKHLFKSPGPKDRKEQFCNESSKLLENPHFLGSEGSEVKNIQNVTPEVIL